One Deltaproteobacteria bacterium DNA segment encodes these proteins:
- a CDS encoding flavodoxin family protein — MKILAINASPHRDKGNTALILNPFLDGMREEGAEVEVLYTMKMDIKPCLGCLKCWTRTPGACIQKDDMKEVLPRIKAADVMVFATPLYWDGVSGPMKMFMDRMTPLGQPFIIMREGRDRHPVREGYGHGKIVVVSTCGYFGIENFDAMITHYKAVAINLEREFAGALLRPNAQSIQPMMMMGMGDQFTEIFAAAKRAGTELARNGEMQEATLSVIGRDIMDVGTFMNNANKYFTKVLEDLKK, encoded by the coding sequence ATGAAGATCCTGGCCATCAACGCAAGCCCCCACCGGGACAAAGGCAACACTGCCCTGATACTGAACCCGTTTCTTGACGGCATGAGAGAAGAGGGTGCCGAGGTCGAGGTTCTCTATACAATGAAAATGGACATCAAGCCGTGCCTTGGCTGCCTCAAGTGCTGGACCAGGACGCCGGGTGCCTGCATCCAGAAGGACGATATGAAGGAAGTGCTGCCCAGGATCAAAGCAGCCGATGTCATGGTCTTTGCCACGCCGCTTTACTGGGACGGGGTTTCCGGACCCATGAAGATGTTCATGGACCGGATGACGCCGTTGGGCCAGCCGTTCATCATTATGCGGGAGGGGAGGGATCGCCACCCGGTCAGGGAGGGATATGGCCATGGTAAGATTGTGGTCGTCTCGACGTGCGGCTACTTCGGTATCGAGAACTTTGACGCGATGATCACGCATTATAAGGCGGTGGCGATAAACCTTGAGCGGGAGTTTGCCGGCGCGCTCCTTCGCCCCAACGCCCAGTCGATCCAGCCGATGATGATGATGGGGATGGGCGATCAATTTACCGAGATCTTTGCGGCGGCAAAGAGGGCCGGGACGGAACTTGCCCGCAACGGGGAGATGCAAGAGGCGACGCTCTCGGTCATCGGGCGTGACATCATGGATGTCGGAACCTTCATGAACAATGCCAACAAATATTTTACCAAGGTGCTGGAAGACCTGAAGAAATAA